The following are encoded in a window of Crocosphaera sp. UHCC 0190 genomic DNA:
- a CDS encoding PEP-CTERM sorting domain-containing protein, translating to MSLKTSLAVAATAISLTAFTSPAQAALFNFSYTLIGGDVLSGMLDGDVQGDGDTVSVNSISMPLFNGVAGPDLPFVVSNSAGPSLPATVSFSGSVMDIIACTNSDCGDGFLFDGSMYISGVSYGDAFEPYNPNNWSLTAKATEAVPEPGSVVALLGLGLGALALNGKKQA from the coding sequence ATGTCTTTAAAAACGTCTTTAGCTGTTGCGGCTACCGCCATTAGTTTAACTGCCTTCACCTCTCCTGCTCAAGCTGCTTTGTTCAATTTTTCCTATACTTTAATTGGTGGGGATGTTCTCTCTGGGATGTTGGATGGAGATGTGCAAGGAGACGGAGACACAGTGAGTGTTAACTCTATCTCTATGCCCCTGTTTAATGGCGTTGCTGGCCCTGATTTGCCTTTTGTCGTTAGTAATAGCGCAGGGCCGAGCTTACCTGCAACCGTCAGTTTTAGTGGTTCTGTGATGGATATCATTGCTTGTACTAACTCAGACTGTGGTGATGGTTTTCTGTTTGATGGGTCCATGTACATTAGTGGTGTGTCTTACGGTGATGCTTTTGAACCATACAACCCTAACAACTGGAGCTTAACAGCTAAAGCAACTGAAGCAGTCCCCGAACCTGGTAGCGTTGTTGCCTTATTAGGTTTAGGGTTAGGCGCATTGGCTTTGAATGGCAAAAAACAAGCTTAA
- the rplI gene encoding 50S ribosomal protein L9, producing MAKRVQVVLNQPINKLGKIGDLVEVAPGYARNYLIPQKLGVMATPGILKQVEQRRAKEKERLLAEKQEAQSRKTALETIGRFTIRKQVGEGEAIFGTVTNQDVADAIQTATNQEVDRRGITLPEISQTGFYKATVKLHPEVSAEVEIQVAPL from the coding sequence ATGGCCAAACGAGTTCAAGTAGTATTGAATCAACCCATCAATAAATTAGGGAAAATTGGCGATCTTGTGGAAGTAGCCCCAGGATATGCGAGAAATTACCTCATTCCCCAAAAATTAGGGGTTATGGCGACACCTGGTATTCTCAAACAGGTAGAACAACGTAGAGCAAAAGAAAAAGAGCGTCTCTTAGCCGAAAAACAAGAAGCACAATCACGGAAAACAGCCCTCGAAACCATTGGACGCTTCACCATTCGCAAGCAAGTTGGGGAAGGGGAAGCCATTTTTGGTACTGTTACCAACCAAGATGTTGCTGATGCAATTCAAACAGCGACTAACCAAGAAGTAGATCGTCGTGGTATTACTTTACCCGAAATTAGTCAAACTGGGTTCTATAAAGCTACCGTTAAACTTCATCCTGAAGTCAGTGCTGAAGTGGAAATTCAAGTTGCACCCCTCTAG
- a CDS encoding DUF1816 domain-containing protein — MSNQTLISNFSRSRISISSQVIDEMKEEPMRDTNMLQTIQIPWWIIIHTNVPLCTYYFGPFDNLEEANNAQLGYIEDLNQEKAQDIKVIIKQCQPTNLTIMKG; from the coding sequence ATGAGTAATCAAACCCTGATTTCTAACTTCTCCCGTTCCCGTATTTCTATTTCCTCACAAGTGATTGATGAAATGAAAGAGGAACCAATGAGGGACACGAATATGTTACAAACAATACAAATTCCTTGGTGGATTATTATTCATACAAATGTTCCTCTTTGTACTTACTATTTTGGACCTTTTGACAACTTAGAAGAAGCCAATAATGCTCAATTGGGCTACATTGAAGACTTAAATCAAGAAAAGGCTCAAGACATCAAAGTGATTATAAAACAGTGTCAACCCACAAATTTAACCATCATGAAGGGATAA
- a CDS encoding toxin-antitoxin system HicB family antitoxin → MRKVSFEMKAFEQLQIHITPELHRKLAIEATENKVSLNGYVSRKLAANS, encoded by the coding sequence ATGAGAAAAGTTTCCTTTGAAATGAAAGCCTTTGAACAATTGCAAATACATATTACCCCAGAACTTCACCGTAAACTTGCTATTGAAGCTACCGAAAATAAAGTAAGTTTAAATGGTTATGTGAGCCGTAAATTAGCTGCTAATTCTTGA
- the purB gene encoding adenylosuccinate lyase, with translation MIERYTLPEMGQLWTDTYKLKTWLQVEIAVCEAQAELGYIPKDAVEEIKAKANFDPQRVLEIEAEVRHDVIAFLTNVNEYVGDAGRYIHLGLTSSDVLDTALALQMVASLNLILEQLEDLIQAIRYQAQQHRNTVMVGRSHGIHAEPITFGFKLAGWLAEVLRNRERLINLRQSISVGKISGAVGTYANVDPRVEALSCQYLGLEPDLASTQVISRDRHAEFVQQLALLAASLERFSVEIRNLQRTDVLEVEEYFSKGQKGSSAMPHKRNPIRSERLTGMARIIRGYTVAALENVALWHERDISHSSVERVMLPDTCILTHFMLKETTDLIKNLLVYPDNMKRNMNVYGGVIFSQRVLLSLVEKGMMREEAYRVVQSCAHKAWNKEDGNFHDLISKDAQVTQYLSSEEIEKCFDPQHHLQNLDTIYQRLGI, from the coding sequence GTGATCGAACGTTATACCCTGCCCGAAATGGGCCAACTCTGGACAGATACTTATAAGTTGAAAACCTGGCTACAAGTAGAAATTGCTGTCTGTGAAGCACAAGCCGAATTAGGATATATCCCCAAAGACGCGGTAGAAGAAATCAAAGCCAAAGCCAATTTTGACCCCCAACGGGTACTAGAAATTGAGGCAGAAGTGCGTCATGATGTGATTGCTTTCCTGACCAATGTTAATGAATATGTGGGAGATGCTGGCCGTTACATCCATTTAGGGTTGACCAGTTCAGATGTTCTAGATACAGCCCTCGCCTTGCAGATGGTGGCCAGTCTTAATTTGATTTTAGAACAGCTAGAAGACCTAATCCAAGCGATCCGATATCAGGCGCAACAACATCGTAACACGGTGATGGTAGGGCGATCCCATGGTATCCATGCGGAACCGATCACCTTTGGGTTTAAATTGGCGGGATGGTTAGCAGAAGTCTTGCGGAACCGTGAACGGTTAATTAATTTACGTCAGTCGATTTCTGTTGGCAAAATATCAGGGGCCGTGGGAACTTATGCTAATGTTGACCCAAGGGTAGAAGCTTTGTCCTGTCAGTATTTGGGACTTGAACCTGATCTCGCTTCCACTCAGGTTATTTCCCGCGATCGCCATGCAGAATTTGTGCAACAATTAGCCTTATTAGCGGCATCTTTAGAACGCTTTTCAGTTGAAATTCGGAACCTGCAACGGACTGATGTTTTAGAGGTGGAAGAATACTTTTCTAAGGGACAAAAAGGGTCTTCTGCTATGCCTCATAAGCGCAACCCGATCCGTTCTGAAAGGTTGACAGGCATGGCCCGTATTATTAGAGGATATACAGTAGCGGCTTTAGAAAACGTTGCTTTGTGGCATGAAAGAGACATTTCTCATAGTTCTGTAGAACGGGTGATGTTACCAGATACTTGTATTTTGACCCATTTTATGTTAAAAGAAACCACTGATTTAATTAAGAATTTATTGGTGTATCCTGATAACATGAAACGGAATATGAATGTTTATGGTGGGGTCATATTTAGTCAACGGGTGTTATTATCTTTAGTAGAAAAAGGCATGATGCGGGAAGAAGCTTATCGAGTGGTACAAAGTTGCGCCCATAAAGCTTGGAATAAAGAGGATGGTAACTTTCATGATTTAATTAGCAAAGATGCCCAGGTGACTCAATATTTGTCATCTGAAGAGATTGAAAAATGTTTTGATCCTCAACATCATTTACAAAATTTAGACACAATTTATCAACGGTTAGGAATTTAA
- a CDS encoding ion channel: protein MKNFKLQKILFRGDHFFFRNKSSLKPIKPKNPLQQIDLLHPARNDLYHWLLALSWPRFLLLTTIFYLGINIIFASAYLTTGEGIVNAKSGSFKDAFFFSIQTLSTVGYGSMYPETLYAQILVTLEVWTGLLLLTILTGLMFARFSRPTARVLFSQVAVICPFNGVPTLIFRAANQRENQILEAQIRVSLVRNEISSEGHYMRRFYDLELLRSQTPIFGLSWQIMHPIDEKSPLFGTSSELLAEEETELWVTLTGLDETFSQTIHARYFYNHQQILWDQKLVDIFRRSPDGKYYIDISRFHDVVPFSSR, encoded by the coding sequence ATGAAAAACTTTAAACTCCAAAAAATATTGTTTCGAGGAGATCACTTTTTTTTCCGAAACAAATCTTCTTTAAAACCAATAAAACCGAAAAACCCGCTACAACAAATCGATTTACTTCATCCAGCAAGAAATGATTTATATCATTGGTTATTAGCCCTTTCTTGGCCAAGATTTTTGCTATTAACTACTATTTTTTATTTGGGGATTAATATTATCTTTGCTTCTGCTTATTTAACCACAGGAGAAGGTATTGTTAACGCGAAATCAGGATCATTTAAAGATGCTTTTTTCTTTAGTATTCAAACCTTATCTACTGTGGGTTATGGTTCAATGTATCCTGAAACCCTCTATGCTCAAATTTTAGTTACCTTAGAAGTATGGACAGGACTATTATTATTAACTATTTTAACAGGGTTAATGTTTGCCAGGTTTTCTCGTCCCACTGCTAGAGTTTTGTTTAGTCAAGTGGCGGTTATTTGTCCTTTCAATGGGGTTCCTACTCTGATATTTCGCGCAGCTAACCAACGAGAAAATCAAATTTTAGAGGCGCAAATTCGCGTTAGTTTAGTTCGTAATGAAATCAGTAGTGAAGGTCATTATATGCGTCGTTTTTATGACCTTGAATTATTGCGATCGCAGACCCCAATTTTTGGATTAAGTTGGCAAATAATGCACCCCATTGATGAAAAAAGTCCGTTATTTGGGACATCTTCTGAGTTACTAGCAGAAGAAGAAACAGAACTTTGGGTGACATTAACGGGACTTGATGAAACCTTTTCTCAAACTATTCATGCCCGTTATTTTTATAATCATCAACAAATTTTATGGGATCAGAAATTAGTTGATATTTTCAGGCGATCGCCTGACGGTAAGTATTATATTGATATTAGTCGTTTTCATGATGTGGTTCCTTTTTCTTCTAGGTAA
- a CDS encoding cyclic 2,3-diphosphoglycerate synthase — protein sequence MTKKRSRRRIIVMGAAGRDFHNFNQVYRQNPEVEVIAFTAAQISGIANRSYPPILAGSLYPEGIPIVDETQLETLCQQENIDQVIFAYSDVTHSQVMHIASRVLVAGADFLLLGPEHTMLTAKVPVIAVSAVRTGCGKSQTTRWLSKLLRQKGLKVAIIRHPMPYGDLEKQRVQRFTTLEDLTQANCTIEEREEYEPHLVVGNIVYAGVDYELIVKQAQEEADIIVWDGGNNDFPFIRPDLHIVLVDPLRPGNETTHHPGEVVLRMADVVIIAKVDAAADADIQQVRETVQQVNPKALIIRGKSPITLENPELVRDRRVLVVEDGPTTTHGGMAYGAGYIAATRAHAAAIVDPRPYAVAEIAKIYEKYPHIGPVLPAMGYFPAQLKALEDTINHAEVDVVIAATPSNLGALIQVNKPIIRARYEFAEAQTPGLGDRIEQFLTTIL from the coding sequence GTGACAAAAAAGCGATCGCGGCGACGAATCATTGTTATGGGGGCAGCCGGACGGGACTTTCATAATTTTAATCAAGTTTACCGTCAGAATCCAGAGGTAGAAGTTATCGCCTTTACTGCTGCCCAAATATCAGGCATTGCCAACCGTTCCTACCCCCCTATTTTAGCAGGTTCTCTCTATCCAGAGGGCATTCCTATTGTTGATGAAACCCAATTAGAAACCTTATGTCAACAAGAAAACATCGATCAAGTCATCTTTGCTTATAGCGATGTCACCCATAGTCAAGTGATGCACATTGCCTCTCGTGTTTTAGTGGCCGGGGCTGACTTTTTATTATTAGGGCCCGAACATACCATGTTAACCGCTAAGGTTCCGGTAATTGCCGTTTCTGCGGTGCGAACAGGTTGCGGGAAATCTCAAACCACTCGCTGGTTATCCAAATTATTGCGACAAAAAGGCCTAAAAGTCGCTATTATCCGTCATCCTATGCCTTACGGTGACTTAGAAAAACAAAGGGTGCAACGTTTCACCACCTTAGAAGACTTAACCCAGGCGAATTGTACCATTGAAGAACGGGAAGAATACGAACCTCATTTGGTTGTTGGTAACATCGTCTATGCTGGGGTAGATTATGAACTGATCGTTAAACAAGCCCAAGAGGAAGCTGATATCATTGTTTGGGATGGAGGAAATAACGATTTTCCCTTCATTCGTCCTGATTTACACATTGTTTTAGTTGATCCCTTGCGGCCGGGAAACGAAACCACCCATCATCCAGGGGAAGTGGTGTTACGCATGGCCGATGTGGTGATTATTGCCAAGGTAGACGCGGCTGCTGATGCTGATATTCAACAGGTGAGGGAAACGGTACAACAGGTTAACCCCAAAGCCCTCATTATTCGTGGTAAATCGCCCATTACCTTAGAAAACCCCGAATTAGTGCGAGATCGCCGAGTTTTAGTGGTAGAAGATGGCCCCACCACCACCCATGGAGGAATGGCCTACGGGGCCGGTTATATTGCAGCAACTCGGGCCCATGCAGCAGCAATTGTTGATCCCCGTCCCTATGCGGTGGCTGAAATTGCCAAGATTTATGAAAAATACCCGCATATCGGGCCAGTATTACCAGCAATGGGCTATTTTCCTGCCCAATTAAAAGCCTTAGAGGATACCATTAATCATGCAGAGGTTGATGTCGTTATTGCTGCTACACCAAGTAATTTAGGGGCATTAATTCAAGTCAATAAACCGATCATTCGGGCCCGCTATGAATTTGCTGAGGCCCAAACCCCAGGGTTAGGCGATCGCATCGAACAATTTTTAACTACGATCTTGTAG
- a CDS encoding glutamine amidotransferase: MKQALVIRHLMFEDLGSLAPVLQAKGYEITYLEAGSDDLSNINPLEPELVIILGGPIGAYDDQDYPFIKDELHLLEQRLKVDAPTLGICLGAQLMARALGAKVYPGNEKEIGWFPIQLTAAGAASSLRYLAQPGETVLHWHGDTFDLPQGATHLASSEKYPNQAFAWGNCGLAIQFHPEVTKNGLERWFIGHACEINHAPGVTVAELRQETEKYAQLLEVQGEKCWQGWLEQIEAALLV, from the coding sequence ATGAAACAAGCATTGGTTATTAGACATTTGATGTTCGAGGATCTCGGTTCTTTAGCTCCCGTATTACAAGCCAAAGGCTATGAGATCACTTACTTAGAGGCTGGATCTGATGATTTAAGCAATATTAACCCACTCGAACCCGAATTAGTGATTATTCTCGGTGGCCCCATTGGTGCTTATGATGACCAAGATTATCCCTTCATTAAAGATGAATTGCACCTCTTAGAACAACGTTTAAAGGTTGATGCACCTACTTTGGGGATCTGTTTGGGAGCGCAACTAATGGCCAGAGCTTTGGGGGCAAAAGTTTATCCAGGCAATGAAAAAGAAATTGGTTGGTTTCCCATTCAACTAACGGCAGCCGGGGCAGCATCTTCTTTGAGATATTTAGCCCAACCAGGAGAAACAGTATTACATTGGCATGGTGATACCTTTGATTTACCCCAAGGTGCAACCCATTTAGCCTCTAGTGAGAAATATCCTAATCAAGCCTTTGCTTGGGGTAACTGTGGACTGGCCATACAATTTCATCCAGAAGTGACGAAAAATGGCTTAGAACGTTGGTTTATTGGTCATGCTTGTGAGATTAATCATGCCCCTGGGGTAACGGTAGCTGAGTTACGTCAAGAGACAGAAAAATATGCTCAATTATTGGAAGTGCAAGGAGAAAAATGTTGGCAAGGGTGGTTAGAACAAATTGAGGCAGCCCTATTAGTTTAA
- a CDS encoding methyltransferase domain-containing protein — protein MLLRPEQREKLDPTNDQDFYAFPRFVTHVDQGFIDQLTTLYRQRLQPNTRILDLMSSWVSHLPDDIEFSHIEGHGMNQEELDKNPRLDHYFVQNLNDNPKFPLDNASFDAVLIAVSVQYLQYPEAIFSEIHRILKPGGIVIISFSNRMFYQKAITIWRDGTDLSRIQLVKGYFQEVSGFNKPEIISNTSPLPSFLQILGIIGSDPFYAVISSKK, from the coding sequence ATGTTATTGCGGCCTGAACAACGAGAAAAACTCGATCCTACCAATGATCAGGATTTTTATGCCTTTCCCCGTTTTGTCACTCATGTTGATCAGGGATTTATTGACCAATTAACGACTCTTTATCGGCAACGTTTGCAACCGAACACCCGTATTTTAGATTTAATGAGTAGTTGGGTGTCCCATCTTCCTGATGATATAGAATTTTCCCATATAGAAGGCCATGGAATGAATCAAGAAGAGTTGGACAAAAATCCTCGTCTTGATCATTATTTTGTCCAAAATCTTAATGATAATCCTAAATTCCCCCTAGATAATGCTAGTTTTGATGCCGTATTAATTGCAGTTTCTGTCCAATATTTACAGTATCCTGAAGCTATTTTTTCGGAGATTCATCGTATTCTTAAACCTGGTGGTATTGTGATTATTAGTTTTTCTAATCGAATGTTTTATCAAAAAGCGATTACTATTTGGCGTGATGGCACGGATTTAAGCAGAATTCAATTAGTTAAAGGGTATTTTCAAGAGGTTTCAGGATTTAACAAACCAGAAATCATTAGTAATACATCTCCCCTACCCAGTTTCTTACAAATATTAGGAATAATTGGCTCAGATCCCTTCTATGCTGTGATTAGCAGCAAAAAGTAA
- a CDS encoding PEP-CTERM sorting domain-containing protein, which yields MLGAVAALAFGTAFNRKLAQKKANKA from the coding sequence ATGCTTGGTGCTGTTGCTGCTCTTGCTTTCGGTACTGCTTTCAATCGTAAACTTGCTCAAAAGAAAGCTAATAAAGCTTAA
- the msrB gene encoding peptide-methionine (R)-S-oxide reductase MsrB, producing MKTSDKQFEVSKTEQEWQEILDPEQFNVLRKHGTERAGASPLDKQYGEGIYECAGCGQPVFTSDTKYDSGTGWPSFFNPIEGAIETTVDRSFFMTRTEVHCSRCGGHLGHVFADGPKPTGQRYCMNGVSLKFQPKIED from the coding sequence ATGAAAACCTCAGATAAACAATTTGAAGTCTCAAAAACAGAACAAGAATGGCAAGAAATTCTTGACCCAGAACAGTTTAATGTTTTGCGTAAACATGGTACAGAAAGGGCTGGAGCCAGTCCCCTTGATAAACAATATGGTGAGGGGATTTATGAATGTGCTGGATGTGGACAACCTGTGTTTACTTCTGATACAAAATATGATAGTGGAACGGGTTGGCCTAGCTTTTTTAACCCCATCGAAGGAGCAATTGAAACAACAGTAGATCGCTCTTTCTTTATGACTAGAACTGAAGTTCATTGTAGCCGTTGTGGTGGTCATTTGGGTCACGTTTTTGCCGATGGACCGAAACCCACTGGACAACGATATTGTATGAATGGGGTTTCCTTAAAGTTTCAACCAAAAATTGAAGATTAA
- the prmA gene encoding 50S ribosomal protein L11 methyltransferase — translation MSTSWWEISVLCHPNLEESIFWRLEKFGCSGTSREIKGKSYIIRAYVPQIKYQSLDISALSLWLQQDALVLELPQPLTRWKSIEDEDWSSSWKQYWEPTEVGDRFLIYPAWLTPPEKTDRIILRLDPGVAFGTGTHATTQLCLESLEMRLSDVQHELVIADIGSGSGILSIGAILLGATKVYAVDTDPLTIKAAQENRELNQISADSLVINQGSVEKLLELLPEGVDGIVCNILAEVIIELIPAFSKLAKPQSWGVLSGILLEQSQAIADTLEQHGWVVAALWKRQQWCCIQIRKAQD, via the coding sequence ATGTCAACTAGCTGGTGGGAAATTAGTGTCTTATGTCACCCCAATTTGGAAGAATCCATTTTTTGGCGGTTAGAAAAGTTTGGCTGTTCGGGAACCTCCAGGGAAATTAAAGGAAAATCCTATATTATTCGGGCCTATGTTCCTCAAATTAAATATCAATCTTTGGATATCTCGGCCTTATCCCTTTGGTTACAACAGGATGCTTTAGTATTAGAATTGCCCCAACCCCTCACCCGTTGGAAGTCGATTGAAGATGAAGACTGGTCTAGCAGTTGGAAACAATATTGGGAACCCACAGAAGTTGGCGATCGCTTTCTCATTTATCCGGCCTGGTTAACTCCCCCAGAAAAAACTGACCGGATCATTCTCCGTCTTGATCCTGGGGTGGCTTTTGGGACGGGAACTCATGCTACCACGCAACTTTGTTTAGAGTCCCTAGAAATGCGTTTATCTGATGTGCAACATGAGCTAGTTATTGCTGATATTGGGTCAGGATCGGGTATTCTTTCTATTGGGGCTATTTTGTTAGGCGCAACAAAAGTTTATGCGGTGGATACTGATCCTTTGACCATTAAAGCAGCCCAAGAAAACCGTGAACTTAATCAAATTTCTGCTGATTCTTTAGTGATTAATCAAGGCAGTGTTGAAAAATTATTAGAATTGCTTCCTGAAGGGGTAGATGGAATTGTTTGTAATATTTTAGCTGAAGTAATTATTGAGTTGATTCCTGCATTTTCTAAATTGGCAAAACCTCAATCTTGGGGGGTTTTAAGTGGGATTTTATTAGAACAATCTCAGGCGATCGCTGATACCCTAGAACAACATGGATGGGTGGTGGCTGCCCTCTGGAAACGTCAACAATGGTGTTGTATTCAAATTCGCAAAGCTCAAGATTAG
- a CDS encoding glycosyltransferase family 4 protein: MQILFLHPNFPAQFRHLATELAKNPKNRVVFGTKRKEGQIQGVVKAIYTPSREARPETHHYVRPLENAVLQGQAVYRIAEQLKSQGFVPDVVYGHSGWGPTLFIKDIFPKAELLCFFEWFYHAHGTDADFDPKEPLNADAEAKIRIKNSPILTDLYSCDRGLSPTYWQREQFPPEFHSKITVRHDGVDTDYFKPIPGAKLVLNDKKLDLSEVEEIVTYVGRGMEPYRGFPQFMEAVSILLKRRPNCHVVIVGEDRVAYGRSLPDGKTYKQLMLETFSYDLSRLHFTGSLPYSEYLKVIQASSVHVYLTRPFVLSWSMLEAMSTGCVILGSNTPPVQEVIEDGVNGLLVDFFAVDRIVERIEEVLEHPDKMAKLRVKARETVQERYALAKLLPEHIKWICQKP, encoded by the coding sequence ATGCAAATTCTCTTTTTACATCCCAATTTTCCCGCCCAATTTCGTCATCTGGCTACTGAGTTGGCTAAAAATCCGAAAAATCGGGTTGTCTTTGGCACAAAGCGCAAGGAAGGGCAAATTCAAGGGGTTGTAAAAGCTATCTATACCCCTTCCCGTGAAGCCCGTCCCGAAACCCATCATTATGTGCGACCTTTGGAAAATGCGGTATTACAGGGCCAGGCGGTTTATCGCATTGCTGAACAATTGAAGAGTCAAGGGTTTGTGCCTGATGTAGTCTATGGCCATTCAGGGTGGGGGCCGACTCTTTTTATTAAGGATATCTTCCCAAAAGCTGAATTATTATGCTTCTTTGAATGGTTTTATCATGCCCATGGAACCGATGCAGATTTTGATCCCAAAGAGCCCTTAAATGCCGATGCTGAGGCGAAAATTCGCATTAAAAATAGCCCTATTTTAACAGATTTATATAGTTGCGATCGCGGGTTATCTCCTACTTATTGGCAACGAGAACAATTCCCTCCAGAATTCCATTCTAAAATTACGGTGCGTCATGATGGGGTTGATACGGACTATTTTAAACCCATACCTGGGGCAAAATTAGTTTTAAATGATAAAAAATTAGACTTATCAGAAGTAGAAGAAATTGTTACTTATGTGGGGCGAGGAATGGAACCTTATCGGGGGTTTCCTCAGTTTATGGAAGCGGTTTCTATTTTATTAAAAAGACGACCAAATTGTCATGTGGTAATAGTAGGAGAGGACAGAGTTGCTTATGGGCGATCGCTACCGGATGGAAAAACTTATAAACAGTTGATGTTAGAAACATTTTCCTATGATTTATCTCGTCTTCATTTTACAGGATCTTTACCTTATTCTGAATATTTGAAAGTGATACAAGCTTCCTCCGTTCATGTTTATTTAACCCGTCCTTTTGTCTTATCTTGGTCGATGTTAGAAGCCATGTCTACAGGTTGTGTAATTCTGGGTTCCAATACGCCTCCGGTTCAGGAAGTGATCGAAGATGGGGTCAATGGGTTATTAGTAGATTTCTTTGCCGTTGATAGAATAGTTGAGCGCATTGAGGAAGTTTTAGAGCATCCTGATAAGATGGCAAAATTGCGGGTAAAAGCGAGGGAAACCGTGCAAGAAAGATATGCTTTAGCTAAGTTATTACCTGAACATATTAAGTGGATTTGTCAGAAACCTTAA
- a CDS encoding glutathione S-transferase family protein produces the protein MLELYQFEISQYSEKVRLILDYKGLEYRKIEVTPGIGQLELYKMSGQRQVPVLKDGDTIIADSTEIAFYLDRKYPEKPIIPTDPLLRGQCLLIEEWADESIGVKGRIAFVGALNQNPNFRTSMLPKEVPDFLKTILGAVPGDLLSILGTGAGFGPDAVKEANKALKQDLEALSLILQHRSYLVGDEPTLADLAVAGLSIILKQPGGDYLDIPNALKGKGIPGLADNTAYDSFFLWRDRLYMDYRKPLSSKGQGEGSPTTIDIE, from the coding sequence ATGCTGGAATTATATCAATTTGAGATCTCTCAATATTCTGAGAAAGTCCGATTGATTCTCGATTACAAAGGGTTAGAGTATCGCAAAATCGAAGTTACCCCAGGCATTGGACAGTTAGAACTTTATAAAATGTCGGGTCAAAGACAAGTTCCGGTTTTAAAGGATGGAGATACCATCATCGCTGATTCAACAGAAATCGCCTTTTATTTAGATAGAAAATATCCTGAAAAACCCATTATTCCTACTGATCCTTTATTACGGGGTCAATGTTTATTGATTGAGGAATGGGCAGATGAATCTATTGGAGTTAAGGGAAGAATTGCTTTTGTTGGGGCGTTAAATCAAAACCCGAATTTCCGTACTTCTATGTTACCAAAAGAAGTACCAGATTTCCTAAAAACTATATTAGGGGCAGTCCCTGGGGATTTATTAAGTATTTTAGGAACTGGTGCAGGGTTCGGGCCAGATGCCGTTAAGGAAGCCAACAAAGCCCTGAAACAAGATTTAGAAGCCCTCAGTCTTATTTTACAACATCGTTCCTATTTAGTGGGAGATGAACCGACCTTAGCTGATTTGGCAGTTGCGGGATTAAGTATTATTTTGAAACAACCTGGGGGCGACTATTTAGACATTCCTAATGCACTGAAAGGTAAGGGAATTCCTGGTTTAGCAGATAATACCGCTTATGATAGCTTTTTCCTGTGGCGCGATCGCCTTTATATGGACTACCGGAAACCCCTATCTAGTAAGGGTCAAGGGGAAGGTTCTCCGACGACAATTGATATAGAATAG
- a CDS encoding type II toxin-antitoxin system Phd/YefM family antitoxin, with the protein MMEKLKITHLSEDLMNLVKSVIEENKIYEIESQQDSAILISQKSYESLQETIELLSIPDLRESLQRSLQQIAKNDTYSLDEVLGDID; encoded by the coding sequence ATGATGGAAAAGCTAAAAATCACCCATCTCTCAGAAGATTTGATGAACCTCGTTAAATCGGTTATCGAAGAAAATAAAATATATGAAATAGAAAGTCAACAAGATTCTGCTATTCTCATTTCTCAAAAAAGTTATGAAAGTCTCCAAGAAACCATCGAATTACTTTCTATTCCAGACTTAAGAGAAAGCTTACAAAGATCCTTACAACAAATTGCCAAAAATGACACCTATTCCCTAGATGAAGTATTGGGAGATATTGATTAA